From a region of the Propionispora vibrioides genome:
- a CDS encoding DeoR/GlpR family DNA-binding transcription regulator: MLGLERRQKIMECLKQNNKVYVNELSKLFQVTEETIRRDLEKLENEGLLYRSHGGAVLKDPIIEDLSFSKRSVENSPAKQIIADKAKLLINDGDTIMVDSSTTAQALIHLLVNKKNITIITNSIKLLNDFADTDFTMISTGGDLRSHSFAQVGTAACKALSRYYVDFAIISCKGIDREKGIMESNEAESDIKQQMVRQVRSTLLLVDHSKFDKISFIKTLDFTDVDYIVTDQKPDIGWINFLKKHNIKLIY; encoded by the coding sequence ATTTTAGGTCTAGAAAGACGCCAAAAAATCATGGAATGTTTAAAGCAAAACAACAAGGTTTACGTAAACGAGCTAAGCAAGTTGTTCCAGGTAACCGAAGAAACCATCCGGCGGGATTTAGAGAAGCTTGAAAATGAAGGATTATTATATAGAAGTCACGGCGGGGCCGTATTAAAAGATCCGATCATTGAAGATTTATCTTTTTCCAAACGGTCGGTAGAAAACTCCCCGGCCAAACAAATTATTGCCGATAAAGCTAAGCTGTTAATCAACGACGGTGACACGATTATGGTGGATTCCAGCACAACGGCTCAGGCATTGATTCATCTTTTAGTAAACAAAAAAAACATTACGATTATCACCAATTCCATTAAGCTTTTAAACGATTTTGCCGATACTGATTTCACGATGATTTCCACTGGCGGCGATTTACGTTCCCACTCCTTCGCTCAGGTCGGAACGGCGGCTTGCAAAGCGCTCAGTCGTTACTATGTTGATTTTGCCATCATTAGCTGTAAGGGAATCGACCGGGAAAAGGGAATTATGGAATCCAATGAAGCCGAAAGTGATATTAAACAACAAATGGTTCGGCAGGTCAGGTCAACGCTTCTTTTGGTAGACCACTCCAAGTTCGATAAGATTTCATTTATAAAAACACTTGATTTTACCGATGTTGATTATATCGTTACCGATCAAAAACCAGATATAGGCTGGATAAACTTCTTAAAAAAACATAATATCAAACTAATCTACTAA
- a CDS encoding MFS transporter, with the protein MDIIGRLERIPAGSFHYRLLVITGLGWMFDAMDTGIIAFVLPSLAKAWSLTAAQVGYIGSAGLVGMALGAVLSGSAADRIGRKKMFASTLILYSIATGLCGIAWNFSSLVVLRFLVGFGLGGQLPVAVTLVSEYAPPDKRGRFIVLLESFWGVGWLAAALIAYLLIPHYGWQMAFFIGAVPALYVFYLWNWVPESVRYLLDKGQIKEAHNIVCDIERRAGLTPVNDMIAPPSEPVKRNAFSDIWAPEFFKRTLVLWIIWFGIVYSYYGIFTWLPSLMVGQGYTVLKTFEYVLIMTLAQLPGYFAAAYLVDRIGRKATLGGFLALSAVAAFFFGQGGTPGVVLLWGSLMSFFNLGAWGVVYTYTPELYPTRIRAFGSGWAAAVGRIGGILAPTIVGFMLQGQGGFQMIFTMFTAVMLLVAVTVWLAGEETKGKTLDEISR; encoded by the coding sequence ATGGATATTATTGGTCGTTTGGAGCGAATTCCTGCCGGCAGTTTTCACTATCGGCTGCTTGTGATTACCGGCTTGGGCTGGATGTTTGATGCGATGGACACGGGGATTATTGCCTTCGTGCTGCCTTCTTTGGCGAAGGCCTGGAGTCTTACCGCCGCGCAGGTAGGCTATATTGGTAGTGCCGGGCTGGTAGGCATGGCTCTGGGGGCTGTTTTATCCGGTTCGGCTGCCGACCGGATCGGCCGGAAAAAAATGTTTGCCTCTACGTTAATTCTTTACAGTATCGCGACAGGGCTGTGCGGGATTGCCTGGAACTTTTCCTCCCTGGTCGTACTGCGATTTCTGGTTGGTTTCGGTCTGGGAGGGCAACTGCCGGTAGCGGTGACATTGGTTAGTGAATATGCGCCACCGGATAAACGGGGGCGGTTTATCGTTCTCTTAGAAAGCTTCTGGGGAGTAGGCTGGTTGGCGGCGGCCTTGATCGCTTATTTACTTATCCCGCATTATGGCTGGCAAATGGCGTTCTTTATCGGTGCGGTGCCAGCACTGTATGTATTTTATCTGTGGAATTGGGTGCCCGAGTCGGTCCGGTATTTGCTGGACAAAGGTCAGATCAAAGAAGCCCATAATATTGTCTGTGATATTGAGCGCCGGGCCGGTTTGACGCCGGTAAACGATATGATAGCTCCACCGTCGGAGCCGGTCAAACGCAATGCCTTTTCGGATATATGGGCGCCCGAATTTTTTAAACGGACGCTGGTTTTGTGGATCATCTGGTTTGGCATTGTATATTCTTATTACGGTATTTTTACCTGGCTGCCTTCGTTGATGGTGGGACAGGGTTATACAGTGCTTAAAACTTTTGAGTATGTGTTGATTATGACACTTGCTCAGTTGCCCGGCTATTTTGCCGCAGCCTATCTGGTGGACCGGATCGGACGGAAGGCGACACTGGGCGGTTTTCTGGCGCTTAGTGCTGTGGCTGCTTTTTTCTTCGGACAAGGCGGTACGCCGGGCGTAGTACTCTTGTGGGGCAGTTTGATGTCATTTTTCAATTTGGGAGCCTGGGGTGTTGTTTATACCTATACTCCCGAACTCTATCCTACCCGGATAAGGGCTTTCGGTTCCGGCTGGGCCGCAGCCGTCGGGCGGATTGGCGGGATTTTGGCGCCTACCATTGTGGGCTTCATGCTGCAGGGACAAGGCGGTTTTCAAATGATCTTTACCATGTTTACCGCGGTCATGCTGCTGGTAGCGGTAACGGTATGGCTTGCCGGTGAGGAAACGAAAGGCAAGACATTAGACGAAATCAGTCGATAG